A single Parabacteroides timonensis DNA region contains:
- a CDS encoding GLUG motif-containing protein, whose protein sequence is MCGSSYYGTISNCYNIGSVTGQAKTQANVGGVCGISVSMISNCYNIGSVTGQANGIAYVGGVCGSSDRMISNCYNAGSVTGQAGENTYIGGVCGSNRSDITDCFYLAGTAKEGVGEGTGGDPDPSKKFGTEFIGAVEGWLAATDSEGASPWLGRPSIEQDKLMLPYLNIGDNVPAISCPSEPDNIDGFYEIYTATQLRWFAKKVNGDVPESDGEGEEDGEIKGKLMEDIAVSEYTLDGTAPAPEDHWTPIGNNKSPFKGTFDGNGKTVSGVYIIDDNNESTYLGLFGYLGEDGKIENVGVEDSYVKGTGQYAYVGGVCGYSSGGSISNSYNAGSVTGETKNTGEGMTSSASVGGVCGYSYDGTISNCYNIGSVTGDGTKANGWGDAYVGGVCGLNEVNSLIISNCYNAGSVTGQVGENASVGGVCGSNGGKITDCFYLAGTATNGIGDGAGVDPDPSKKFGTEFITAVEEWLVATGSEPSSSPWQGHPSIEQDKLMLPHLNIGDNVPAISCPPEPDNIDGFYEIYTATQLRWFATEVNDGATTINGKLMQSIEVSEYNLDGAAPDKKYHWTPIGKDFDHSFKGIFDGNGYKVSGVYIEDSSDDAYLGLFGCLGLGGKIENVRVEDSYVKGTGDHACVGGVCGSSSNGLISSSYNTGSVEGTGSNASVGGVCGVCSLGSSVSNSYNTGSAKGGNNAFVGGVCGYNFGMISNSYNTGSVEGGKYASVGGVCGKYKVNNNAKISNCYNVGSVKGGESGQVGGVCGNNNEGEITDCYYLAGTATNGIGDGTDSGNEKAAPKTAKELAEVMEKMLTESPWRGSANYESGTLTLPTFSESNPIVIQLVAVEIEPKDVIDFKGENWKDLEDLDDYLIVAGTSLKEAKPLSEVPLADLIGNATLYICHLGKASEVLEYKLERPDAPAGITATTTEESGVLLTVLEDVEYSENGKEWKISSTFEPVEAGKALTFYARYKANPDECLFPSKPAEIKVTLYSIIITSSDNGSVSANKTVAIVGEKVTLTVTPGSGYELKSLEVDGAVVSVSGNQHTFEMPDKAVTVTATFKKVKPTPAPDPVYYTVTIPESITGAIIHGGGTHQVREGSYIEFSIEIDPAGTGEYPTVTVDGYWWNTLSPDTRGNYRVYVYDDDCDIRIGEVSGYGTYTLTLPADSLFEGDDLYRSGVGIAVTPASSSPSSDALRYPFGTELTLTAVSDTHRTFVEWMDGSRRSPLTFRLREDTEAYAWFRALHPVGNEEIAAASIRIRTERGGTIVVDTPTRLPIAIYALSGQCLRRSESEGTTRFSGLREGSYLVVVGTHSEVVIVR, encoded by the coding sequence GTGTGTGGCTCTAGCTATTATGGCACGATCTCCAATTGTTATAATATCGGTTCGGTGACGGGGCAGGCGAAAACCCAAGCCAATGTCGGCGGTGTGTGTGGCATTAGCGTGAGTATGATCTCCAATTGTTATAATATCGGTTCGGTGACGGGGCAGGCAAATGGAATAGCCTATGTCGGCGGCGTGTGTGGCTCTAGCGATAGGATGATCTCCAATTGTTATAATGCCGGTTCGGTGACGGGGCAGGCAGGAGAAAACACCTATATCGGCGGCGTGTGTGGCTCTAACAGATCCGATATTACCGACTGCTTCTACCTAGCCGGAACGGCAAAGGAAGGGGTTGGGGAGGGAACTGGTGGAGATCCAGACCCATCGAAAAAGTTTGGCACGGAGTTTATTGGAGCAGTAGAGGGGTGGTTGGCCGCTACTGACTCTGAGGGTGCTAGCCCTTGGCTAGGACGCCCCTCTATTGAACAGGATAAGTTGATGCTCCCTTATTTAAATATAGGTGACAATGTGCCGGCTATTTCTTGTCCATCGGAACCGGATAATATTGATGGGTTTTATGAGATTTATACAGCCACGCAGCTTCGCTGGTTTGCAAAGAAGGTGAATGGTGATGTTCCAGAGAGCGATGGTGAAGGTGAAGAAGATGGTGAGATCAAAGGCAAGTTGATGGAGGATATTGCGGTGTCGGAGTATACGTTGGATGGCACGGCACCTGCCCCGGAGGATCATTGGACGCCGATAGGGAACAATAAATCTCCTTTTAAAGGAACCTTTGATGGGAATGGTAAAACGGTGTCGGGGGTTTATATTATTGATGATAATAACGAAAGTACTTATCTAGGCCTGTTCGGTTATCTTGGCGAAGACGGTAAGATAGAGAATGTTGGGGTAGAGGATAGTTATGTGAAGGGGACAGGACAGTATGCCTATGTCGGCGGCGTGTGTGGCTATAGCTCTGGTGGCTCGATCTCCAATAGCTATAATGCCGGTTCGGTGACGGGGGAGACGAAGAATACGGGGGAGGGGATGACCTCCTCTGCCTCTGTCGGCGGCGTGTGTGGCTATAGCTATGATGGCACGATCTCCAATTGTTATAATATCGGTTCGGTGACGGGGGATGGGACGAAGGCGAATGGATGGGGCGATGCCTATGTCGGCGGCGTGTGTGGCCTGAACGAAGTGAATAGCCTAATCATCTCCAATTGTTATAATGCCGGTTCGGTGACGGGGCAGGTAGGAGAAAACGCCTCTGTCGGCGGCGTGTGTGGCTCTAACGGCGGTAAAATCACCGACTGCTTCTACCTAGCCGGAACGGCAACGAATGGGATTGGGGATGGCGCTGGTGTAGATCCAGACCCATCGAAAAAGTTTGGCACGGAGTTTATTACAGCAGTAGAGGAGTGGTTGGTCGCTACTGGCTCTGAGCCTAGCTCTAGTCCTTGGCAAGGACACCCCTCTATTGAACAGGATAAGTTGATGCTCCCTCATTTAAATATAGGTGACAATGTGCCGGCTATTTCTTGTCCACCGGAACCGGATAATATTGATGGGTTTTATGAGATTTATACAGCCACGCAGCTTCGCTGGTTTGCAACGGAGGTGAATGATGGAGCTACTACGATCAATGGTAAGTTGATGCAGAGTATTGAGGTGTCGGAGTATAACTTGGATGGCGCGGCACCTGATAAGAAGTATCATTGGACGCCGATAGGGAAAGACTTTGATCACTCTTTTAAAGGAATCTTTGATGGGAATGGCTACAAGGTGTCGGGGGTTTATATTGAAGATAGTAGTGATGACGCTTATCTAGGCTTGTTTGGTTGTCTTGGCTTAGGCGGTAAGATAGAGAATGTCAGGGTGGAGGATAGTTATGTGAAGGGGACAGGAGATCATGCCTGTGTCGGCGGTGTGTGTGGCAGTAGCTCTAACGGCTTGATATCAAGTAGCTATAATACCGGTTCGGTAGAGGGGACAGGATCCAATGCCTCTGTCGGTGGCGTGTGTGGCGTGTGTAGCCTTGGCTCATCGGTCTCCAATAGCTATAATACCGGTTCGGCAAAGGGCGGAAACAATGCCTTTGTCGGCGGCGTGTGTGGCTATAACTTTGGTATGATCTCCAATAGCTATAATACTGGTTCGGTAGAGGGGGGAAAATATGCCTCTGTCGGTGGCGTGTGTGGTAAGTACAAAGTCAATAACAATGCTAAGATTTCCAATTGTTATAATGTCGGTTCGGTAAAGGGTGGAGAGTCTGGCCAAGTCGGCGGTGTGTGTGGCAATAACAACGAGGGTGAAATCACCGACTGCTACTACCTTGCCGGAACGGCAACGAACGGGATTGGGGATGGCACCGATAGTGGTAATGAGAAAGCCGCTCCGAAAACAGCTAAAGAGTTGGCTGAGGTGATGGAAAAGATGTTGACTGAGTCTCCTTGGAGAGGTTCCGCTAATTATGAAAGCGGTACTCTCACTCTGCCAACCTTTAGCGAAAGCAACCCAATTGTGATACAATTGGTGGCTGTAGAGATAGAGCCAAAGGATGTGATAGACTTCAAAGGAGAAAATTGGAAAGACTTGGAAGATTTGGATGACTACCTGATAGTTGCAGGAACTTCATTGAAAGAGGCCAAACCTTTGAGTGAGGTCCCGCTTGCCGATCTTATTGGTAATGCAACATTATATATCTGCCATCTCGGAAAGGCTAGCGAAGTGTTGGAATATAAACTGGAGCGTCCGGATGCACCAGCAGGTATAACAGCTACAACAACGGAAGAGAGTGGTGTTCTGTTGACAGTTCTAGAGGATGTAGAGTATAGTGAGAATGGAAAGGAATGGAAGATATCTTCAACCTTTGAACCAGTTGAAGCGGGTAAAGCACTTACTTTCTATGCTCGCTACAAGGCTAACCCAGATGAGTGTCTTTTCCCATCCAAACCAGCAGAGATAAAGGTGACGCTGTACAGCATTATAATAACCTCTTCAGACAATGGCAGTGTCTCTGCAAACAAGACTGTTGCCATTGTCGGGGAGAAGGTCACCCTGACGGTTACACCTGGTAGTGGCTACGAGCTGAAATCACTGGAAGTGGATGGTGCGGTGGTATCTGTCTCCGGCAATCAACATACTTTCGAAATGCCGGATAAGGCCGTAACCGTCACGGCCACTTTTAAGAAAGTGAAACCAACCCCAGCGCCCGATCCCGTCTACTACACCGTCACGATCCCCGAGTCGATCACCGGAGCCATCATCCACGGCGGCGGTACGCATCAGGTGCGCGAAGGCAGCTACATCGAATTCTCCATCGAGATCGACCCGGCAGGCACAGGCGAGTATCCGACCGTCACCGTCGACGGCTATTGGTGGAACACGCTCAGCCCCGACACGCGAGGCAACTACCGCGTCTATGTCTACGACGACGATTGCGACATCCGTATCGGCGAAGTGAGCGGCTACGGCACCTACACCCTGACGCTTCCCGCCGACAGCCTCTTCGAGGGCGACGACCTCTATCGCAGCGGCGTGGGTATCGCAGTTACGCCCGCTTCGTCTTCCCCTTCATCCGACGCGCTCCGTTACCCCTTCGGCACGGAGCTGACGCTCACGGCCGTGAGCGACACCCATCGCACCTTCGTCGAGTGGATGGACGGCAGTCGACGCTCGCCGCTGACCTTCCGTCTGCGTGAAGACACCGAGGCTTACGCCTGGTTCCGTGCGCTTCACCCCGTGGGCAACGAAGAGATCGCCGCCGCCTCCATCCGTATCCGTACGGAACGTGGAGGCACCATCGTGGTCGACACCCCGACGAGGCTCCCGATAGCCATCTATGCGCTATCCGGCCAATGCCTCCGTCGCAGCGAATCGGAAGGCACGACGCGCTTCAGCGGCCTGAGGGAAGGCAGCTACCTGGTGGTAGTGGGAACACATAGCGAGGTGGTTATCGTTCGATAA
- a CDS encoding GLUG motif-containing protein produces the protein MRKLILVLNILVMMVCAVWGQDGVWNGEVAGNLEPVDEDGNVYHISTAAELAKLADLVNAGDNFADKTVILQNDIVLNVGVLDGVGELKGGRTEFHPWTPIGKDDEKPFKGTFDGNGKKVSGVYILDDNNESTYLGLFGYLGEDGKIENVGVEDSYVKGTTGQYVYYVGGVCGYSSGGSISNSYNAGSVTGETKETGEESYVGGVCGSSYYGRISNCYNIGSVTGEG, from the coding sequence ATGAGAAAACTGATACTTGTATTGAATATATTGGTGATGATGGTTTGCGCCGTTTGGGGGCAAGACGGAGTGTGGAATGGAGAGGTGGCTGGGAACTTGGAGCCGGTTGATGAGGATGGAAATGTCTATCATATTTCTACCGCAGCGGAACTGGCTAAATTGGCGGATTTGGTGAATGCTGGGGACAATTTTGCAGACAAGACGGTTATATTGCAAAATGATATTGTTCTTAATGTGGGCGTGTTGGATGGAGTTGGGGAGTTGAAAGGCGGTAGAACCGAGTTTCATCCTTGGACGCCGATAGGGAAAGACGATGAGAAACCTTTTAAAGGAACCTTTGATGGGAATGGTAAAAAGGTGTCGGGGGTTTATATTCTTGATGATAATAACGAAAGTACTTATCTAGGCCTGTTCGGTTATCTTGGCGAAGACGGTAAGATAGAGAATGTTGGGGTGGAGGATAGTTATGTGAAGGGGACGACAGGACAGTATGTCTACTATGTCGGCGGCGTGTGTGGCTATAGCTCTGGTGGCTCGATCTCCAATAGCTATAATGCCGGTTCGGTGACGGGGGAGACGAAGGAGACGGGGGAGGAGTCCTATGTCGGCGGCGTGTGTGGCTCTAGCTATTATGGCAGGATCTCCAATTGTTATAATATCGGTTCGGTGACGGGGGAGGGGA